From the Gemmatimonas sp. UBA7669 genome, one window contains:
- a CDS encoding response regulator, whose product MSSRILLIEDNEQNRYLATFLLERHGYQVESAVDGAKGVQAAASHPPDIILLDIQLPQMDGHAVARALRELRALDATPIIAVTSYAMVGDREKSLAAGCDGYIEKPIDPDTFVDTIRDIVESVRSTRGRS is encoded by the coding sequence ATGAGCTCCCGCATCCTGCTGATCGAGGACAACGAGCAGAATCGCTATCTGGCGACGTTTCTGCTCGAGCGGCACGGCTACCAGGTGGAGAGCGCCGTTGATGGCGCCAAGGGCGTGCAGGCCGCCGCGTCGCATCCTCCCGACATCATTCTGCTCGACATCCAGTTGCCGCAGATGGACGGGCACGCTGTCGCGCGTGCGCTGCGTGAACTGCGCGCACTCGATGCCACCCCCATCATTGCCGTGACCTCCTATGCCATGGTGGGCGACCGCGAGAAGTCACTCGCTGCGGGCTGTGACGGCTATATCGAGAAGCCCATCGATCCGGATACCTTCGTGGATACCATCCGGGACATCGTGGAGAGTGTGCGAAGCACCAGAGGCCGCTCATGA
- a CDS encoding ATP-binding protein, translated as MVTPPALTVRRTLAARLQRRVWAVTGVYALFAALWIAFSDQLLLVIAGSADRFVQLSVYKGLSFVAVTSILLFVVLRRLLDRVAAREQRERARYEARILGQQRILEHVAHGTTLSASLDDIVRFIEAQMPDMLGSILLLETDGKRLRHGAGPSLPREYMAAIDGAPIGPMAGSCGTAAFRDDAVYVEDIATDPLWTDYRHLALPHGLRACWSTPIRSAEGRVLGTFAMYFRTPGMPREDHLALVDIATQLASIAIVRANTEQALRDSESRFHAFMDAAPAIAWVTDEDGRHEYMNHAWTQVFGRDREGFHGQRATDLVPSEVAARIRESDAQVLASGAPLQIAEDRTVVAGKEAWWNVVKFPFQSADGRRLLGGVAIDVTPRKRMEQELNRTRARLEVVVENLREGLIITDPVGDFLLWNPAALRMLGFADPEIGRRHQRDFSRYFEVSTVEGEPLALADWPLARVRRGEVLDHFEVRVRRKDTDWQRIFSYSGACVSLDSGDELAFVTLADVTERREQERQLRELNAGLEERVEQRTRELRAALERAESADRLKSAFLATMSHELRTPLNSIIGFTGILLQKLAGPLNDEQARQMEMVRGSARHLLALINDVLDISKIEAGQLEVAAESFALSPILDRLMATMQPQAEKKGLALVLMADELPAELHTDRRRTEQILLNLLSNAVKFTDRGQVTLRVGTDAAWQRSPSDAPVAAVRFVVQDTGIGIADRDLPALFQPFRQVDSGLARQHEGTGLGLSICRRLTELLGGDITVASTPGIGSSFTVTLPLHLQRHA; from the coding sequence ATGGTCACGCCTCCTGCCTTGACAGTGCGTCGCACACTCGCCGCGCGTCTCCAACGTCGTGTCTGGGCCGTGACGGGCGTTTACGCCCTGTTCGCAGCGCTCTGGATTGCCTTTTCAGACCAGCTGCTGCTCGTGATCGCGGGCAGCGCCGATCGATTCGTGCAGCTCAGTGTGTACAAGGGCCTGTCGTTTGTGGCGGTGACGTCCATCCTGCTGTTTGTGGTGCTGCGCCGCCTGCTCGATCGGGTGGCGGCGCGCGAACAACGCGAACGCGCGCGATACGAGGCCCGTATTCTCGGGCAGCAGCGCATTCTCGAACATGTCGCCCACGGGACCACGCTGTCTGCGTCGCTTGACGACATCGTGCGATTCATCGAAGCGCAGATGCCGGACATGCTGGGCTCCATCCTGCTGCTCGAGACAGACGGCAAGCGCCTGCGTCATGGTGCGGGGCCCAGTCTGCCCCGCGAGTATATGGCGGCCATTGATGGGGCGCCCATCGGCCCCATGGCCGGCTCCTGTGGCACCGCCGCCTTTCGTGATGACGCCGTGTACGTCGAGGACATCGCCACCGATCCTCTCTGGACCGACTACAGACACCTCGCGCTGCCACACGGGCTGCGGGCCTGCTGGTCCACCCCCATTCGCTCGGCGGAGGGCCGCGTGCTGGGCACCTTCGCCATGTACTTCCGCACGCCCGGCATGCCGCGCGAGGATCATCTCGCGCTGGTGGACATCGCCACACAGTTGGCCTCCATTGCCATCGTGCGCGCCAACACCGAGCAGGCGCTGCGCGACAGCGAGTCACGCTTTCACGCATTCATGGACGCCGCGCCGGCCATCGCATGGGTGACCGACGAAGACGGACGGCATGAGTACATGAACCATGCCTGGACGCAGGTGTTCGGGCGTGACCGCGAGGGCTTTCACGGTCAACGTGCGACGGACCTGGTGCCATCCGAGGTCGCCGCCCGCATTCGCGAGAGTGATGCGCAAGTGCTCGCCTCTGGTGCCCCGCTGCAGATCGCCGAAGATCGAACGGTGGTGGCCGGGAAGGAGGCGTGGTGGAACGTCGTGAAGTTCCCATTCCAAAGTGCCGATGGCCGGCGACTGCTGGGCGGGGTAGCCATCGATGTCACGCCGCGCAAGCGCATGGAGCAGGAACTGAACCGCACGCGGGCCCGCCTCGAAGTGGTGGTGGAGAACCTGCGCGAAGGGCTCATCATCACCGATCCGGTGGGTGACTTCCTGCTTTGGAATCCCGCCGCGCTGCGCATGCTGGGTTTCGCCGATCCTGAAATCGGTCGTCGGCACCAGCGGGACTTCTCCAGGTACTTCGAGGTGTCCACGGTGGAAGGCGAGCCGCTGGCCTTGGCCGATTGGCCGCTCGCGCGCGTGCGACGTGGTGAGGTGCTGGATCACTTCGAAGTGCGTGTCCGGCGCAAGGACACGGACTGGCAGCGCATCTTCAGCTACTCCGGCGCCTGCGTATCGCTCGACAGCGGTGACGAGCTGGCCTTCGTGACACTCGCGGATGTCACCGAGCGACGCGAGCAGGAGCGGCAGCTGCGTGAACTCAACGCCGGACTTGAAGAGCGGGTTGAGCAGCGTACCCGCGAACTGCGCGCCGCGTTGGAGCGCGCGGAGTCAGCGGATCGTCTCAAGTCGGCGTTTCTGGCTACCATGTCCCATGAGTTGCGTACGCCGCTCAACTCGATCATTGGCTTCACCGGAATCCTGCTGCAGAAACTGGCCGGCCCGCTCAACGACGAGCAGGCGCGTCAGATGGAAATGGTGCGGGGCAGCGCGCGCCACCTGCTGGCCCTCATCAACGACGTGCTCGACATCTCGAAGATCGAAGCGGGGCAACTGGAGGTCGCGGCTGAGTCTTTTGCGCTGTCGCCGATACTCGACCGCCTCATGGCCACCATGCAGCCGCAAGCCGAAAAGAAGGGGTTGGCGCTGGTGCTCATGGCCGATGAGCTACCGGCCGAGCTGCATACCGATCGGCGCCGCACCGAGCAGATTCTGCTCAACCTGCTCTCGAATGCCGTCAAGTTCACCGACCGCGGGCAGGTGACCCTGCGGGTGGGCACGGATGCGGCGTGGCAGCGTTCACCCAGCGACGCCCCGGTGGCCGCCGTACGCTTCGTGGTGCAGGACACCGGCATCGGCATCGCCGATCGGGATCTGCCGGCGTTGTTCCAGCCGTTCCGTCAGGTGGACTCAGGACTCGCCCGCCAACATGAGGGGACCGGCCTCGGACTGTCCATCTGCCGCCGGCTGACGGAGCTGCTTGGCGGCGACATTACCGTAGCGAGCACACCGGGCATTGGCAGCAGTTTCACGGTTACGCTTCCCCTTCACCTGCAGCGTCACGCATGA